The proteins below come from a single Miscanthus floridulus cultivar M001 chromosome 1, ASM1932011v1, whole genome shotgun sequence genomic window:
- the LOC136484902 gene encoding uncharacterized protein, translating to MKFRRHRLVPEARAGKLFQQAIMGACASSSRGRSNHGKNQKSAKVAAIPSTPAVQAGRAAASSEMEEKSSFTWRIDGFSSLLDKQKGWTNSGYFEMKELKWYLQLNLKDRKSRDERDYVSLVLVLSKTSDLKPDTIVEASLKLLIYDQAYGRHSEHEFSHQFQTTQSSRSSGISCMILIETLKEPSSGFIVGDSCVFGVELIKLTTAKAKHSSGTLHVQKINGFSAREAYTWVIDDFLTLKGRCYSPEFEIGGRRWYLTMYPSGIDGNEEFLSLYLHMAKPDGDASLQNSGVLVEVSLSIKDKVTSNRNTKTGRCQFQATEDCDGWGWAKFMATKSVEDWYLVKGSCLIEADVAIVGSSKME from the exons ATGAAATTTAGACGCCATAGACTG GTGCCTGAAGCAAGAGCAGGAAAACTCTTCCAACAAGCAATCATGGGTGCCTGCGCCTCTTCATCTCGTG GTCGATCAAACCATGGCAAGAACCAGAAATCCGCAAAGGTTGCGGCAATTCCATCTACTCCGGCGGTGCAGGCAGGCCGTGCTGCTGCCTCTTCTGAAATGGAAGAAAAGAGCAGCTTCACATGGAGGATCGATGGATTCTCCTCGCTTCTTGACAAGCAAAAAGGATGGACCAACTCCGGATATTTtgagatgaaggagcttaaatg GTACTTGCAGTTGAACCTGAAGGACCGGAAGAGTAGAGACGAAAGAGACTACGTTTCTCTTGTCCTCGTGCTGTCAAAAACTTCTGATCTCAAACCCGACACCATCGTCGAAGCATCGTTGAAGCTCTTGATATACGATCAAGCATACGGACGACATAGCGAACACGAAT TTAGCCACCAATTCCAGACTACACAAAGCAGCAGAAGCTCCGGGATCTCATGCATGATCCTCATCGAGACACTCAAGGAACCCTCCTCCGGTTTCATCGTTGGCGACAGCTGCGTCTTCGGCGTGGAGCTCATCAAGCTCACCACTGCTAAGGCCAAGCACAGTTCAGGAACACTGCATGTTCAGAAGATAAATGGCTTCAGCGCCCGGGAAGCCTACACCTGGGTCATCGATGACTTCTTAACCCTGAAGGGCCGGTGCTACTCACCCGAGTTTGAGATCGGTGGACGCAGATG GTACCTGACCATGTACCCTTCCGGCATCGACGGTAACGAGGAATTCCTCTCCCTCTACCTGCATATGGCCAAGCCAGACGGAGACGCTTCCCTACAGAACTCAGGGGTGCTGGTAGAAGTCAGTCTATCCATCAAAGACAAGGTGACCAGCAATCGCAACACAAAGACAG GCCGGTGCCAGTTCCAAGCGACAGAGGACTGCGATGGCTGGGGATGGGCAAAGTTCATGGCGACGAAGTCTGTCGAGGACTGGTACCTTGTCAAGGGCAGCTGCTTAATCGAGGCAGATGTTGCCATCGTTGGATCATCCAAGATGGAATAG